The Pelodiscus sinensis isolate JC-2024 chromosome 5, ASM4963464v1, whole genome shotgun sequence genome includes a region encoding these proteins:
- the LOC142829728 gene encoding transcription factor COE3-like: MARVGQAGGGRGRPGAQSGGAPGAGPAAGRRLLLLVLLPGERRRRSGRRRRGGGRTSAPGPRLLLLLPSAEPPAPAWMEGLPRGGLAMKEEPLAGGLTVRSWMQGSGVLDANTAAQSGVGLARAHFEKQPPSNLRKSNFFHFVLAMYDRQGQPVEIERTAFIDFVEKDREQNGEKTNNGIHYRLQLLYSNG; the protein is encoded by the exons atGGCCCGGGTCGGCCAGGCCGGCGGGGGACGGGGCCGCCCGGGGGCGCAGAGCGGCGGGGccccgggggccgggccggcggcggggcggcggctgctgctgctggtgctgctgcccGGCGAGCGGCGGCGCCGCAGCGGCAGGAGGCGGCGGGGAGGCGGCCGGACCAGCGCCCCGGGGCcccggctcctgctgctgctgccgagcgccgagccccccgcccccgcctggatg GAGGGGCTCCCCAGAGGAGGGCTGGCCATGAAGGAAGAGCCCTTGGCCGGTGGGCTAACCGTGAGGTCCTGGATGCAAGGCTCCGGGGTCCTAGACGCCAACACCGCGGCCCAGAG CGGGGTGGGCCTGGCCCGCGCCCACTTCGAGAAGCAGCCGCCCTCCAACCTGCGGAAATCCAACTTCTTCCACTTCGTGCTGGCCATGTACGAccggcaggggcagcccgtggagATCGAGCGCACCGCCTTCATCGACTTCGTGGAGAAGGACAGG GAGCAGAACGGTGAGAAAACCAACAACGGCATCCACTACCGCCTGCAGCTGCTGTACAGCAACGGTtaa